The following are encoded in a window of Prochlorococcus marinus str. MIT 1013 genomic DNA:
- a CDS encoding phosphoglucomutase/phosphomannomutase family protein yields the protein MKKKKLNLTKEKISFGTDGWRGILGVEFTLERLLKVAAAAAQQLAYVKEKKNNKIIIGYDRRFLAEEMAEAVASAVRGVDLVPLLASSALPTPSCSWGIVEENALGALVITASHNPCEWLGLKIKGPFGGSVDSSFTDSVQKRLDAGGISIPIEGVTERVDFRKQHILGISQKFDMHLISDGLRKLGVKIFVDPMHGSAAGCMSELFGVDSEELIYEIRTERDPCFGGNPPEPLKAYLSQLIKEVQDEFEAGQLSMGLVFDGDGDRIAAIDEKGRYCNTQLLMPVLIDHLARVRNMPGCVVKTVSGSDLMRLVAEDLGRVVHEKPVGFKYIAEEMLSREVLIGGEESGGVGFGHHLPERDALFTTLLLMESIVADGKCLGEKIDSLHARFGKSHFERIDLTLKDMEMRRSVEDFLKQKTPSSIGHKSVLEVISTDGIKLILDKSHWLMFRFSGTEPLLRIYCEAPSSAEVTSTLYYAKQLIANSFG from the coding sequence ATGAAAAAGAAAAAGTTGAATCTCACTAAGGAAAAAATTTCTTTCGGAACAGATGGATGGAGGGGGATATTAGGAGTTGAGTTCACCTTGGAAAGATTACTTAAAGTTGCAGCAGCAGCAGCTCAACAGCTTGCTTATGTGAAAGAGAAAAAAAATAATAAAATAATCATTGGTTATGACCGACGTTTCCTAGCAGAGGAGATGGCCGAGGCGGTCGCATCTGCTGTTAGAGGAGTTGATTTAGTCCCTTTGTTGGCTTCTTCCGCGCTGCCAACTCCCTCTTGTAGCTGGGGGATAGTTGAAGAAAATGCACTTGGTGCATTAGTGATTACCGCAAGTCACAACCCATGCGAATGGTTGGGTTTGAAAATTAAAGGTCCCTTTGGAGGCTCAGTTGATAGCTCTTTTACCGATTCTGTTCAAAAAAGATTAGATGCTGGGGGGATATCAATTCCAATCGAAGGCGTAACGGAGAGAGTTGATTTTCGAAAACAACATATTTTGGGGATTAGTCAGAAATTTGACATGCATTTGATTTCTGATGGCTTGAGGAAATTAGGTGTGAAAATTTTTGTCGATCCAATGCATGGATCTGCGGCGGGCTGCATGTCTGAATTATTTGGAGTTGATAGTGAAGAGCTTATTTATGAAATAAGAACTGAAAGAGACCCATGCTTTGGTGGGAATCCTCCAGAACCTTTGAAGGCTTACCTATCGCAATTAATAAAAGAAGTACAGGATGAATTCGAGGCAGGACAGTTATCCATGGGCCTGGTTTTTGATGGAGATGGAGATCGAATTGCGGCAATAGATGAAAAAGGTAGATATTGCAATACGCAGTTATTAATGCCTGTCTTGATAGATCATTTGGCAAGAGTTAGAAATATGCCAGGTTGCGTTGTAAAAACTGTAAGTGGCTCGGACTTGATGAGATTGGTTGCGGAGGATTTAGGGAGAGTAGTGCACGAAAAGCCAGTTGGGTTTAAATATATTGCTGAAGAAATGCTTTCAAGAGAAGTTCTTATTGGAGGAGAGGAGTCAGGGGGGGTTGGGTTTGGACATCACTTGCCAGAACGTGATGCTTTGTTTACCACTTTGCTTTTGATGGAGTCAATAGTTGCTGATGGTAAATGTTTAGGTGAGAAAATAGATTCTCTTCATGCTCGTTTTGGTAAGAGTCATTTCGAACGTATTGATTTAACTCTCAAAGACATGGAGATGAGAAGGTCCGTGGAAGATTTTTTGAAACAGAAAACTCCATCTTCAATTGGCCATAAATCAGTTTTAGAGGTTATTTCAACTGATGGAATAAAACTCATACTTGATAAAAGTCATTGGCTGATGTTCCGTTTTTCTGGAACAGAGCCTCTTTTAAGAATTTATTGTGAAGCGCCATCCAGTGCAGAAGTTACTTCAACTTTGTATTATGCAAAGCAACTTATAGCTAATAGTTTTGGATAA
- the rdgB gene encoding RdgB/HAM1 family non-canonical purine NTP pyrophosphatase produces MDNLPLVIASGNKGKIGEFKKLLDGFPFDLLTQPVGFEIEETGNTFMENARIKAIAVSQATGNFSLSDDSGLSVEALGGAPGIYSSRYASSDKERIEKLLAELKPFSNRKAKFECALCIASGEKVLIEVSGFCEGLITFSPKGKNGFGYDPIFEVSGLGETYAEMDHDKKKHIGHRGNAFKLLIPELKKLLGSIKK; encoded by the coding sequence TTGGATAATCTCCCTCTGGTAATTGCTAGTGGCAATAAGGGTAAAATAGGAGAATTTAAAAAACTTTTGGACGGTTTTCCATTTGATTTATTGACTCAACCTGTTGGTTTTGAGATTGAGGAAACAGGAAATACATTTATGGAAAATGCAAGAATCAAGGCCATTGCTGTTAGTCAAGCAACAGGTAATTTCTCTCTTTCTGACGACTCTGGATTAAGTGTTGAGGCTCTTGGAGGGGCTCCAGGTATTTATTCTTCTAGGTATGCAAGTTCAGACAAGGAAAGAATTGAAAAACTATTAGCCGAGTTAAAACCTTTTTCAAATAGAAAAGCTAAATTTGAATGTGCATTATGTATTGCTAGTGGAGAAAAAGTGTTGATAGAAGTTTCAGGCTTTTGCGAAGGTCTAATAACTTTTTCCCCGAAAGGGAAAAATGGGTTTGGTTATGATCCGATTTTTGAAGTTTCTGGATTAGGTGAAACTTATGCAGAAATGGATCACGACAAAAAGAAGCATATTGGTCATAGGGGGAATGCATTCAAATTGCTCATACCAGAATTGAAAAAACTATTGGGTTCAATAAAAAAGTAG